The window attacaggcatgcattacgGTGCCTGGCCAGATATACTAATTATGGGAGACAAGCTTGTCCTTCCTGAACTATCACCTAAAAGATGGGAGACATTGCACAGGAAGACTGTGCAAAGATGAACCAAGCATTGTAGCCCCAGACTCTCCCAGACACCTGGCATCATCTGCCTCTTTGAGCTAGGACTGTCTTCCCCAGAGTCATTATTTGAATGTACAGGTCTGGGGGTCTGCCCAGGGGTGAGCGTAGATGGACAAGATGTCTTCTTTGACCAGAGCTGGAAGACCCTAGTGTTGAATCAGGGGCAGGCCCTGAGCTTCGTGGGGAGTACACACTGGAGGCAGATGTCTGGGTCCCTCATATCCTTATGTTGTTCAGACCTACGTGGCCACTCTCAGTGAAGAATCCCTCTCCGTGAAGAATCCCTCTCCTCAGTAAAACATGAAACCTCCCTCTGTATAGGACTGTGGAGGGGGCTGAGACCAGAAGATGGGGTGCAAGGAGCTGCCCAAGGGATGGATGCTACTTCTGAAGGCCCAGGGCTGCCTGATTGGGGACACACTTGGCTCAAAGTGACACTGGCCATCACCCAGGGAAAGTCCCTCACTGAGTAAGACCCTGGCTCCAGGAGTGACAGTAGCCTGGGAGAAGGGAAATCAGGCTAAAGGAGGCAAGGAATTGCCTGAGTCTTGATCTTGCCACTACCCTAATCCACTGTTACTAAGGCCAGTTACTCTGCCTCactctgcttcagtttcctgatctgtaaaaCAGCACCTAATCTCTCTGGTTGTGGGCAGGATAAAATTGGttaatatacataaaagtagttgggtatggtggtgcacacctgtaatcctagtaagttgggaggctgatgcaggaggatctcaagtttgaggccagcctggataactcaatgagaccctgtctcaaaatgtaaaagggctgaggatgtagctcagtggtagaacacccctgggtttagtcccagAACTGTGTaaatgcacatgtgtgtatgtatatgcatatctatatacacacagacaTGAAGATGCCTACAACACTATATGCATGTTTGCCGACATAGTACTCACTAATGTAAGTACTAAACTCTTTCAGGCTCAGTGTCTTCCTCTTTGATTCTCCTCTTAAGCAGTGATAGCCTCCAGTACCTGGTGGGTTCTCAGAAAAagcttccctctctccttccctttccccagaCTAGGAGTCTACTTGTCCTGATACTTCCTGCCCTTGCTCAGGCTTCGTGTGATCCTGGCCTGATCTCTGGGCCCTTAATTCTGTGCATCATCTGCAAAAGCAGCTTCTGAGCCAAGTGGTGTACTAAGTGTTCATGGCTGTATTTGCCATAGGGGGCCTCTCCCCAATCCCtcatccctcctttctttcccatttccaaCTGATACCCTACTGCATCGCCCCCTGGTTCACAGAACCCTTGAAAACCTAAAACAGGGTGGAAAGAACCCTTGAAAACCTAAAACAGGGTGGGCAAGAAGCACCAGCATTCAAGCAGCTCAGAACCCAGTCCAGGCCCCCAAGGGTTAAGACCCAGAGAGAGGGGCGGGGGCCAGGGTCAGTACTGGACGCTGGACAGACGggcctggagcccagggcctgcctcccctccccctcccctgggaACACAGGCCACTTGTTTGGGCATTGGCGGCTGCTTTGAGCTTAGCCAAGGGAGAGTGGAGTGGGAAGGGGAGAGGCCCAGGAGGGTGATGGGGACTCCCCTCCCTCTATCCAGTGCCCTAGGCCTGGTCCACCACTGGCCCCAGTACTCTGCAGCCCTCCTGAACTGACCACTTTTCCTgggttccttctttccttcactcAAATGCTCAATTCTGGGGGCAGGATTTATTTTCAGATAGACCATATTTTTGCCCCAGCACAGTCTCTCTTTGGGACATGAAGCCAGGGATTACCACCCCATCCTGCAAATGGGGAAATGAAGGATCTGAGAAGTATGGGGTCTTGCCAGACAGTGCTTGGTGGTGCCCTGGGACTTCAGGTCCCATGTCCCAGTTAGTCCCATAGCGCTGCAGTACCTTATTCCACAGAGCTCCAGGAAGACCCTTCCTAACTTGTGCTATTAGAGAGGACTGAAAGACTGGGCTGGAAAGAGTGAGCAGCCCATTTCTGAAACCTAAAGTCCCAAATAACCTGGGATATGGGTAGAGAGAAAACCTCTGGAAGGTGTGGGGAGGACATGCAATCTGCACAAAAGACTGATTCTTGATGTGTGGAGAAAAATAACTAGAGCCCAGATGGTGAAAGGTAAGGCTGGGACTGAGGGAGGAGACTGAATGCCCAAATAAAGCCTGGGGGCAATGAGGGACATTGGACCTCTGCCCTCCTCTACCACACACACTATAGTTGTCAGTACTTTGCCTGGGACACCTCCCTCCTATTCTACTCCAGTAAGCAAATGGCCAATGGGGAGGCAGGGTCCCTAGGCTAGGGTCTAGACAATCCCCAGTGACCCATGGAATATAAGGATGAGTTCTCTGTACACCTCTCCCCTGTCACCCCTTGCAACCACACCCATCTCCATGCCATTTTTCAAACACATTATCCAGGTTCCTGCCTCTGCACAGCTATGCCCTCACCTGAAGGCCCGTTGACCTCACTAATTGCCACTGACCTGCCAAGGCCCATTCCAGTCATCTCCTCCTCTTTGGGCCTGTACCTGTCCATACCTGTCTTCATGGCTCCACTGGATTCCTTCTACTCTATAATGATCTTGCTGGGAGGTCTCCCCCAGTTTGACTGCTTTTGACTCTTGAAGGACAGGTATCATAAATGCCTCAGTCTGGGACCCTGAGACTGTAGGCATTCAAATACTTTCCTAAACATCCCTCCcatgtgtcccccccccccacaccagTGTGGCTCCCCCAGAGAAGGCTCCCTAGGACATGAGATTTGGGTGAGTGCATGTAGTTGAAGCCATCTCTGAGGGCTCCTGATTAGagttccccagcaccaaaaactaCTCCCGGAGACCCGGGACCAATTACCCACCCTGTGTCCCCAGGTCGTATTCCAAGCCTGTGCTCTACAGGCCCAACCACCTACTTCCGGCTTGACCCCATTCAGTGAACACAGCCCTCCTTTTTCCAGCGATTGGGCCAGGTAAGCTCTTGGGAGGCCATGCCCCCATTTACCGGCCGAGAATTAAGGTGCAGACACCGGAAGTAGCCTGCCCCAGGTCTAAGGCCCTGGGTCAAACGGTTCTGCAGAAAGGTTAAGGGTCTCAGCAGCCAACGGGGTGGGagctttcattttacagataagaaaatcaaGACTCCCGAGGGCGAGCTGGCTCCGGAGCCTGGGAGCCTTCATGCTGAGGGGCTGAGGGCTGGAAGCTCGGTGTCTGCCCGCTGTGATCCAACAGTTCATCCTTAGCAGcgacccccaccccatcccactcCCGGCCAAAAGCAAAGCAGAAGAGATAACCCCGGGAAGTGGGAGCCCAGCGCTGGGTAGCCGCGCGGCCTCGGCGTTCCCTTCCGAGGTATGGGAAACTGCAGACACGCCAGGAGAGGGGACTGCCGACCGGGGGCCAAGGAAGCCAGAAGCACTGACCTGTGAAGTGTCCACGCGGGGGACCTGAAGTCCCGGGGCCGCTACTGACTCCAGCTGCCACCGCCAACTCGCGGCAGCCGGCCGGTCGCGCCCACCCCGCGGGGTGCTTCCGCCCGCCCCACGTGACGCCCCGGGGAGGGGGGGAGCGGAGAAGGGGCAGGGacccagccccgccccgcccccagcctAGTAGCGATCCTTGAGTCGGCGGGGTTGGCCCGCCTGCCAGACCTGTGGGTCtgattctctctcctcccttcttgcTGCTGGCAAGTCCTCGGTCTCCTAAGGCCAAGTCTGcctccccctcaccccacccccacccccgcacacAGGCAGCCGAGTCTCCGTCTCTCCCGGAGTCTCCTTGCCTCGTCACCTCTGTTCCCGTGAGTCAGCGCCCTGGGAAGGGGCAcggacacacaaacacaccacacatGAAGGAGAttggtggtggaggtggggggggggggggttggaggATGGAGGACTGTGGTCCCTGACCGCCTCCTCCGGGAGTTCTTCCCACGTTCTTTAAGAgtatccctcctctctccctggaccctggacCCACATCCCCCTGGGTAGTGGGAAAGAAAGAGTCCTGACACAGgatcactgagctgtatcctgcAGCCTGAGGTACCGGCTCCTTCAATGAACTTAAAATGGAAATTGTTCCTCTCCTTCCAGTACATACAAAGAGGAGGACCCAGGGCTTGGCAGGCACTTCTAGGTCCAGCTAAGTCAGAGACATTAACTTCTCTGGGTTTCATTGTGTATTTTCCATATACACAGTGGGGATATTTGGAAGAACAGCTGTCACTAGGATGGGTGTAGGGGTTTACTATAAGAAAGAAATGCCCTTAATTTGAATACgtactatatgccaggcatagTGCTGGGCAATTTACTCCTTTTATCTCGATTCTCATACTTGCTTGAAGGCACAGATTGTCACCACAGTTTATGAATTAGGAAATGAAGCTCCAAGAAGTTCCCATGCTTTCCCCAAGTTACAGAACCAGTATTGAGCAAAGCTGGGATTGGAACCCTTCAAGGTAAGTGACAGAATTTCCTGCCCACCCTCATTAGCCATCTATCTGCCTTTCACCTCAGAAGGACCTGACTCTGAGTAGATTGTGTCTTCCACTGGCAGCGCTAAGGCAAGCAACtttccagaagaagaaaaagaaaaaaaaaaaaaaaaaaagccagacctTGGGGAGAAATTTTAAGCCCCAAGTTTGCATAGGACCTAAATTACTGGAAAGGAGCAGAACACAGGGCCCTCACTCGGGCAACAGGGAGGCCACAAAGAACAGATAAAGCCTAGGCCTACCTCTAGATCTAAGAGTAGTCAGATGAAGCAAAGGGCAAGGAGGCTGGCATCTGGCCACTAGAAAGGGGATGGAGGCCTGAGGCCCCACCATTTTTGTTAACAGAGTCCAGAAACCTTCAGAAAAAACTAAGAAGGGTGCAACAACAGAACCTGTCCCTTCCACTGCAGTAGAGTCAATGACCCTCACCTGAACTCCTGAACTCCCTCCTCTATGATATACTGCCCCAGCCTCAGCTCTGAGACCCATAACTCTGTGGCCTGAGACCTACAGATCCATCCCCTTCCCCTTCTGTGATGACAGGAGATCATCAGATATCCATTCCATAGGTTGAGCCTAAAGGGCCTTGAAACAGAGGTCACATTGTAGAACCCCCACTCTCCAACCCATGATGAGAGGCCTATAGTCAGGCCTGCTCCCTCCCTTAGATCAGTTGAGGGCAACCAGATAGCCTGGAACAAATGGCAAAGTGAACATGCAACAAGGACAGGTAGATGGATGAGTGAAAATGGACAGAACAAGGGGGCAATAATTGCCCTGGCTACATATGGGCAAATAAGATGCCCAAAGGATCAAAGGCCAGGCAAACAATAATATCAATAACAAAATTAACTGAAGAACCAGGGAACCAGGGCAGTGACAGTGCTGGGGCAGGTCGGAAGCAGGCACAGTGAAGAGCCAGCTGAGGCTGTGGGATCGTTTATTGGGGCTGTGTCCAGCCAGGCTGTAATACCGCCTGGGCACAGCCCAAGGTCCCCAGGaggcagggtgagagacaggaggAAGTGCGGGAGGATCCATGCCCCAGGGCTCAGCCCCAGTCCGGTCTCAGTCCATGCAGCAGTGCTGCACTCAGGAGAGCGAGGTGTCATCATCACTGCCCTCGCCACCTGCACCACCCACTCgctcctccctgctctctgccACTGCGCTCTCGTCGATGTTCTCCAGTGAGTCTGCGTGCTGCACTGACAGCTCCGACAGTGCCAGGCTGGGCAATGGGCTCTGCTCTGGGTGCAGCCATGGCTTGAAGTGTGGCTGATGCTTCTGCTTCCACTCAGGGTACTTGACACATGCCTTGTACATCTTCTTCATGGCCTGCAGACCCAATACCCGAGTGTCAGGGGTGCCAGCAGGACTAGGAATTTCCCATACCCCTCCCAGCACCACCAGTTTCCCAACTCTTGTGGGTTTTATAACTTGGTCCCTTATCCCCTGACCCCTGCCCCAGTGTCCATCCCTGTTTCCACCCCCTCACCCTAACATCCCCAATGTCctctcctccagcctccagaCCCTTGAAGTCCCAAGGCCACTCACCTTGGGAGCCAGGAACTGAGAAGATTTATTCACTACCCACTTGGGTAAGGAGCCTAAGAGGGCAGGGAAATGTGGTGAGAAGGGAGGAAGCAGCCTCAGGCACCCAGCCCCCCTCAattcccagccccttccctcagCTTAGCATTCCTGGAAGGCCTCCCTTTACTCCACAGGAAGGGATGAGTGAGGCAATCCTACAAGACGTCTTCCTGATTCCTTCCCCCCTCATTCCTCAAGGTCCTGGGGTCAACTCTGCCCCCACTGTTGCCCCCACTGTCCCTTTGCTGAGCTCCAAGAATGCATGGAAGAAAACCACAGGGTCCTAGGTAACCCCAGGCTACTTGTGGGTTGAATTTCTGACCCACCAAGCTCCagcctgcctccttcctcctttcacaCTGATGTCCCTTCTCATTCTTAACCCCACTACCATAACTGGGCCTTGATGCTCAGCCCCTCCTCTGGCTGTCCTTCCATCCCCTGTTCTAACTATGCAGGCATCTTATTGAACACTCCAGCCTGGCTTGACCTGGAATTTACAGCCCAGCTCTCCAACTACCTCATTGCCAAGAATCTGCTCTGCCTCTGACAGCCAATACACTCAGTGAGACCTGGGAACCCTGCACTAGAACCACTATGACTCTGGGGACTTGAACCTAGCAAGGATGTTCAAGATTTAACCATCCTTTAGTCACTCATTCAGTCACCCACTCGCTCCACATTCACTGTGATACCTACCCTCAACCAGCCTTGGAGATCCAAAGAGGAACTCACTGTCTGGGGGCTCAACCATGTGCCAGATATTCTAAAGGGAAGTGGGCCAGAGTAGGGAGCAGGTACTCCCCTGAGCATTAGTGACAGAAGAGGTGACACCTGAAGCAGGCTTGGAGGGCTAAGTAAGGGAAGAGAGGTATATTGGAAGGAAAAGTCAGGGGAGTGGAAAAGTGTAGGGGCATGTAGGGACTAAGAAACCCGGGGAGGGGGTTCAGACTATATCCTAAGACATCAGAGAGTCAGAGAAGCATTTTAAACAGATGCAGTCATAACAAAATAAGCATTTTAGAAAACTTCCTCCAGTAACTGGTACGGACAGATAGGGCAGCTGAATATGCAGAAAAATGGCAGATTCAGGAGCTATGTCTGAGGCAGAATCATTAAGAATCAGGAACTGGATTTGAAAGCTGAGGCTCCAGCTGACCAGGTGGGGTGACTGGAAGGCAGAGACTTAGGAGAAGGAGAGGTGGAGAGGGGTGATGGTGAGCTTAGCTTTGGATGCTGAATCTCAGGTACCAAGAAGACCTCCTGAGGGAGAATGTGCAGGAAATCAGTGGCCACGGGGACCTGTATCTCAGCAGAAAGAGATGTGTGGTCAACTTCAAAAGCAGCCTCAGGAGTGGCTGAGCCCTCCCAAGAAAAGGGCAGGCCTAGAAAACCCAGGCTTCCTGAATAGACAGAGGATGGGAGCCCAAAAGACAGAGCTGGAACAGATAGTGAACAGAAACAGATCTGAGCTGGAAATGTGAGGGCCCAGGAAGAAAGTTCCAAGTCTCCTCAGAGAAGCAGCAGCTACCACCTTGGCCCATTCTTTTCATTCCATTGACTTTGGGTAGAGATGCCCAAGTACAAGACATTTCCTAACAAATGGCCTCTGAATCCCTAGTAGATCAAGCCCATCCCGTGTAGTATAGGGAAGGATCCCATGACAGGCTGCCAGGGCCAAGCCCTCACCTTTGGGGTCCACCTGGGCCAGGTAGGTGATGACGCAGCTCTTGGGCCCAGTGCTCTGGATGAGGTACCCCGTCTGGATGGACACAGCTCGGACCAAGTCTTTTCGAGGTGGGTATTTCTGGGGATGGAAGGTACAGGGAGGTGAGACTCAGCATGGGGGCAGAAGAGATGTCTTTGAgatacacccccccacacacacacacacacatacacacacacacacacacacacacacacacacacagttcacaTCCTCTGGTGTCTGTGCCAAGCCAGACCTGATGCTGGGGCAAGGAGAAAGGTAAGAATCAGATCAGATCATCCTTGCCCTTCTTAAGGCTTTCCTTGTTCCCATAGGAAATCTCCCAGCCTGGGGTCAAGGCTCATGAGTTCACATAGACACTCAACCCTTGTCCAGGCCAACCATACCTGCCTATTCTTCCTGCCCAGGGTGATTAAAATGGCCCCACCTCAGGAAGGTCCATAGGACACTGCCACTCACATCTTGCTTCTCTATTTTCTGTCCAGCTTCACCCAGTGCTCAATCAAATCGAGGCCACCCCAACCCATCCCCTCTCCACAGAAATGGCCCAAACTACCCTCTTCTGATGTACTTGAGTGCCCAAGCAGGGAGACAGAAGCCATTATCCTGTCAGAAAGGAAACTGAGGGCCACAGAGCCCCCTGcctgcccaaagtcacagagAAGTCATGGTGTCAGCCATGGCCCAGCCTTGCCTGGCACCTTGCCTCACCCACCCAGCAAGGAAGGCAGATGGACTCACAGGATGTTTGACTGAGTAGTTCATGATGATGTAATCAGTGCCCATGGGGAGCCAGGAGCGGAGGGTGATGACATCACGGTTCTTCAGAGGCTTGGGACACCTCCCTGTGGAGGGCAAGGGACAGTTCAGCCACTGGTCCTCCTGCCTGCAAGTGAGGGTGTGGCAGAGGCTGGCAACGGAGGAATGCCTAGTTAACTGCCA is drawn from Urocitellus parryii isolate mUroPar1 chromosome 4, mUroPar1.hap1, whole genome shotgun sequence and contains these coding sequences:
- the Stard10 gene encoding START domain-containing protein 10, whose amino-acid sequence is MEKSAASTEPQGPRPVLGRESVQVPDDQDFRSFRSECEAEVGWNLTYSKAGVSVWVQAMEMDRTLHKIKCRMECRDVPAETLYDVLHDIEYRKKWDSNVIETFDIARLTVNADVGYYSWRCPKPLKNRDVITLRSWLPMGTDYIIMNYSVKHPKYPPRKDLVRAVSIQTGYLIQSTGPKSCVITYLAQVDPKGSLPKWVVNKSSQFLAPKAMKKMYKACVKYPEWKQKHQPHFKPWLHPEQSPLPSLALSELSVQHADSLENIDESAVAESREERVGGAGGEGSDDDTSLS